A stretch of DNA from Salvelinus sp. IW2-2015 linkage group LG20, ASM291031v2, whole genome shotgun sequence:
GTCCTTGTGGTCGAGGAGGAGTTCGCTCCCTAACAATGAGAGACAGGTTGTTGACAACAGTAGTTTGGGATGTGGAATTCAGAGTAAATAACTGAGGATTGTATGCAAACTGAGCTCCCTGCTTTCATGTTGAGTACATCAACCCACCGTGGGTCCTGCTGGCTTGTGCTCCCCCTGCCATATAGTGGGATGACTTTGTCTCGACTGATGCCTGCCTTGCACACTGGACACACTTGTCTGTTAGGTCTGGTCTCTAACCACTGCATAAACATAGGGGGGTTAAGATTGCATGATACATTCAGAGTAGCAGTAAAACATCAGGGTCAGGTGGCAGCTGATGACAGTGGTTGTGTAAAATAAATGACGTATCAATTGACTTACCTGATGTAAACAGGGCCAACTAGATGATACAGGGAATGTAAAGGATGGGAGATAGACCAGATATTAAATTACTATATTGAATTATGTGCACAATTCTCTCCTGAGTACCAGATAAGGAAGAATGTCCCTCAATCAATCACAAATACAGAACAGTCTCAAGACAAGAGGGTGTTTACCAAAAGAGATGCCCACACAGACTGATCACCGCATCCTTGGAGGTGTCCAGGCAGATGTTGCATTCGAAGGCGCTGTCCTGATTGCCACCCTCCCCAGCAGCAGTCGAGCTGCTGGGGTTCTCAGTGGCGGTCGAGACAGCGGATGGTGGAGGGGCAGCACTAGCCATTGTTTCCACAGATCAGGAGGTARAGTGGGGTGATGTATCTAGCCGCCCCCTTGCCTGTAGATTAGTATGTGTAAATGAATCCAAACAGATGAGAATCGAGATATACCAAAGTCAAACTTGCGTTATGATTTACAATAAATGTTGCTTAACAATGCTCCAGTGGCGTTAGAAAAGTTATCACATGAACTAACGTAGCAGCTAGATCCAGTGTGGCTAatttagcttgctaacgttaacAAGATAAACAAAACGTTTATGCTAACGTTGCACGTTAGGTAGAATAAATGTTGCTACTAGTTTAGCGAGCTACATAGCTSTCATCGGCGTAACATCAAATCACATAATTGACTACCTCCTTGCGTTTTCAAACAAATCTTCGGTGTCGTGGGTACAGATATCTAGATAGAAAGCMACCTATTCGTTCACGTTACCAAGTTAAATTCAAGTTTCAGCGGATATCATCACTATAGTTAGCGTCCAGAAGTTGTTTGGTGATTACTTGTGTATCTGCTGCTACGCCGATTGGTTACCAATGGCCGTGTTCGAGAGGCTCAAAACCgcaatgtatcatgggtaaattgtgactgactgatttaCAAATAATRTGAATTTCCTACATTGTAGTTTATTTCCCGCCTCCATTGGAATGTGGCAAAAGCGATTACATGATAGGATAACTATGATTAAAGCTGAccaatgcagaaatcgctccggcatttcctagttgctaaaattcgaatagttcgtctaatttcagtttatgtgacaaaacaagcaagtatagtgtagagaatacttgtaccatctaaaccgctgtgaatgATCTTTTCCATAATCccaaatattatattttcagctgtttgaagctggtgaacaaaaccgaaagtaaaatatGCAAGAGCAAAACGTAAAAACAGGAAACACAGATCTATCGttcagacttgctttcaatgagaRTGACAGATTTATAACTCACATTTCCATGTGAATTTTGTCAGATCCCCAAAAAGATACATAAAGCAGGTAGTTCAATGGTAAATCTCGTCCTAAACTGTGCTTTTGGCCGTTACCAAGGCGACCCAAAAGTCCCAAAGGTGGCTGTGTACGAGAGCATCAAAATGACTGCAGAGAGGCTGCCAACGGActaatctacaaatcaccttgcatcataaataatgACTAATTATTATtggtagatcagtcagtcacattttacccatgatacattgtGGTTTTGATCCTCTCGAACAACCGAGGTATATTAAGGTATATattactaagaatttgtaaggttctattgaaatgaaacagacagagccagtctacaatagtcagcaaagtttatttacgagagctctgctgTGCATATAAAAAATGTTCCTTTATAACTATTCTCtaacctacgcacatacatacacactaactttggattctctctttttctcctggaGTCTCACCAAAGTTTATTACCAcacagctgacagttccagtcccctccAGATTTCCTGTATCtctagctctccctgtcctatctatctccccagagttatagccgggtcggttcaaacatagtttAATGATTCACTTGtttctttaggcacacacatacatccctctcctcctaggtacatgctacataacctctttctatgaactaacattatttatcaatatagaaaaacagggtagaattcttagttatagttctacgttaaatgtatacatcatttagtcattattcataaaaatcataaCACTGTCCAAAATATTCACTATGCAAACAATCACAAATAAATGCTATATAGTCTCATTTTCCAATTCACAAAAGCCACATTCCTCTTCAACATTAATAATATTTCGAAAATAGACTATTACAAGGACAACATCTGTGAAGGATCTTGATAGAGACTTCTCTTACTTTATCAGTTATCAAATATTTATGTGGATTAGTCCACTCACATTGCCATTTCACATCAAGATTCCCATTGAAAAATAGCAGCAGTGGTAAACTAACTGTTAATAATTTCCAGACTAAATTGTTGGTCAATTTCTGATAAGTATTGATGCATTTCACACTATCACTGTAATTTAGTGCATGTATGAAACGCTTGATCGGTCCTTCAGTAAAATAAGGATCCATTGGATTAGCTTTCATTAAAATAATTATTCCTTACACAACATAATAAAGTTATATTTCGCTAATAATTCATTGTAATTATAAGGACTACCATTATCATTTATAAGTTGATTaaaaacctctacttcatcaccatccctgatccgggagcatcctcatcagtaaaaaagctgactagcatagcctaacaTAGCCCACAAGTAAAACAAGcattaaatatcatgaaatcacaagtccaataaaagcaaatgaaagatacacatcttgtgaatccagccatcatttccgatttttaaaatgttttacagcgaaaacacaatatgtattctattagctaaccacaatagcaaaagactcaaccgcatattttcacaatttttttaccgcatagtagctatcacaaaaccgaccaaatagagatataattagtcactaaccaagaaacaacttcatcagatgacgtcttataacatgttatacaataaatctatgttttgttcgaaaatgtgcatattgaggtataaatcatagttttacattgcagctacaatcacaaatagcaccgaagcagcaagaataattacagagagcaagtGAAATACctaataactcatcataaacatttatgaaaaatacatggtgtacagcaaagaAAGAATaacaatcttgtgaatccagccaatatttccaattttttaagtgttttacagcgaaaacacaatatagcattatattagctaccacaatagcaaacacacaccgcattcattcaccgcaaaggtagcgatcgcaaaaaaacagcaaagatatagaattaatcactaaccttgaccaacttcacaatgacagtcctataacatcaggttatacaaaacacttatgttttgttcgaaaatggcatattttgagctgcaaaccgtggttatacattgtgaatatgtagcatcgattcaccagaatctccggagaaattttggacagtcacctaatctaatcaaagaactcatcataaactttactaaaaaatacatgttggacagcaaattaaagatacactagttcttaatgaatcgccgtgttagatttaaaaaaaacaaacagctcTACTTAAAGCgaacagcgcccgcaaaaaggaaggaaaatacgactaaacattttccacagaaatacgaaataacatcataaatggttcttacttttgctgagcttccatcagaatcttgtacaaggagtcctttgtccagaataaatcgttgtttgttttagaatgtcctcttctcctgtcgaattagcaaccttagctagccaagtggcgcgaagatgtccatcttcacctaacgcagagaacggaaaactcccgataaacgttgaataatctgataaaactatattgaaaaaacatactttacgatgatattatcacatgtatcaaataaaataaaatccggagatattagccgtctataccgaacgcttttcagaagccaatgctgatgttcttcccgcgccttggtagacaaaggaaatagtggtcacgtcattccaagagctcttgttcgacctcagatcaagctagacaccccattccacctcccactgcctgttgacatctagtggaagacgtatgaagtgcatgtatatccatagatttcaagcaaatgaataggaaggccctggaacagagcctcgatttcagatttttcacttcctgtcaggaagtttgctgcaaaatgagttctgttttactcacagatataattcaaacggttttagaaacttgagagtgttttctatccaatagtaataataatatgcatattgtacgatctagaatagagtacgaggcagtttaatttgggcacgattttttacaaagtgaaaacagcgcccccatattgacaaKAAGTTTTAACCACGAAGATGTTATTGGCAAACCAATTATGGRAAAATATGGTTTTATTTCTATATCTAATATCACMatttttccaaataaaacatttgtgtgGAGAGAAGTTGTGCTTGTATAACAAGGACGATATCCTACCTGATCTTGTGTGGCTTCTTTTTCCAAATGAAATTGAATAATCATTTGTGGAGAGTGGTACATGTAGACTGTGAATctctaaaaatgtaaaaagataAGATTCTCTCGAGATaaaccctttgcctttgacagacTCTATCCTGAAGAGATAAATATCTTGCCAACCatgaataacattttttttatatagattCAATTAAGggatttacatacatttatttcATTTCATTAGTATTTCGGGTCATTTTGACACCTAAGTAGGTTACAACAYCGTTGACAGAAATCTCACATATTCTAGGACTCACTTCATCTTTAAGtgcaaaaatgtacattttgcaaTATTCAATACCAAACCTGACACTTCAGAGAAAAGCTCTActgtttgtaggcctactttaatttataaaaaacaggGTTGTATTGTCAGCTAACTGGGAAATCTTCACCTCATTATCACACACAATAATTCCTTCAAAATGACTTTTGGTGACCATTGAACAAATMATTTGTGATTCTAATAGGAATAAAAATGGTGATGCTGGACAGCACAGACGAATCCCTTAAGGAATATCAAATCTAGGTGAGGATCCACGGGAAAGTTTAACATAACTATTACCACCATTATAAATAGTTTTAATTGTGTTGATAAAAAAAGACCACATTTTAAATAGTACAATGTATCAAAAATCAACTCATGACTAACAGTATCAAATGCTTTTTTGAAATCCCAAAATAGAATAACAGGATTGTCatctaatacagtgcattcaggaagtgtTCAGAYYCYTYCCYttttccacattttgttatgttaaagccttattctaaaattgatgaaataaaacaatttcctcatcaatcgacacacaataccccatcatgacatttttgcaaatatatttaaaatataaaatataaataccttatttacataagtattcagaccctttgctatgagactcgaaattgagctcaggtgcatcctgtttccattgatcatccttgagatgtttctacaacttgattggagtccacctttggtaaacgcaattgattggacatgatttggaaaggcacacaacggtctatataaggtcccacagttgacagtgcacctcagagcaaaaaccaagccatgaggtcaaagtaattgtccatagagctcagagacaggattgtgtcgaggcagagatctggggaagggtactgaaAAAATTCTGCACCatttgaaggtcccaaagaacacggTGCCCtccactcttaaatggaagaagtttggaaccaccaagactcttcctagagctgggcgcccagtcaaactgagcaatcagggaagaagggccttggtcagggaggtggtcactctgacaaagctccagagttcctcccatctcctctgtggagatgggagaaccttctagaaggaccaatcaggcctttatggtagtgtggccagacggaagccactcctcagtaaaaagcacatgacagcccgcttggagtttgccaaaaggcacctaaaggactctcataccatgagaaataagattctctggtctgatgaaaccaagattgaactctctggcctgaatgccaagcgtcatgtctggaagaaacatggcaccatccctactgtgaagcatggtgttggcagcatcatgctgtgKGGATGTTTTTTAGCRgcaaggactgggagactattcaggatcaagtgaaagatgaacagagcaaagtacagagagatcattgatgaaaacctgctccagagcgctcaggacatcagactgaggcaaaggttgACCTTCAAACagaaaaatgaccctaagcacacagccaggacaacgcaggagtgacttcaggacaagtctctgaatgtccttgagtggcccagccagagcccggacttgaactcaatcaaacatctctggagagacctgaaaatagctgtgcagcgatgctccccatccaacctgacagagtttgagaggatcggcagagaagaataggagaaactccccaaatggggtataatgtgtagattgatgagagaaaaaaaaactatttaataccttttagattaaggctgttactttacaaaatgtggaaaaagtcaaggggtctgaatactttccgaatgcactgtacatacaaatGATCAGACAACACATTGAAAGYATAACATTACAGCTAGACCTGTGCTCAAATAGCCTCTCAATATTTGTCTTTGTCAAACGTGAGAGTTTACCTTAAGCACTTTTACATAAAAACATGAAAAGTAAAAGACTCACCTTCTGTGTTAGTGTGAAGTGACAGCATCTATAACAGCCTACTGAGAGTGTTCCCTCAGTTTACACCCTTGCCTCTTGACCAATAGCTCACttttcctttatttatttatttgtcacaaCTGCATCAAGGAATGGGGAAGGGGATCCTAGATGTGGGCTTCCACATCACACGCTTTGagtgttcagcaccatggagagcaCTACTAATATTATATCGCTTTATTTTCAGACAGCTGGGGAGCTATAATTAAAACTTGACCAATATCGCTCTCCYGTGTTAACCTCAGGAAATGAAATACACCTGCAAggttagtttgttttgtgtgtatttttagaTTTGCTGATATGAAAGGTAACGGTCTCCTACCACGAACATGAACTCTCCACTGTCACATAactcatatactgtacacataacacatacaacgttttttgtttttctacacAATATCATTCCTTATGGTTAATTAGCTACTACCCTGTGTTTGCCTTTAGGGCTCATGCCTAACCTTTAGATATATTTGCTGaatattgctacactaaaaatgtgatatatttgaatattatatgaaaATCCATGCACTTTTCTGTCATTCAATGGAATCAGTCCAAAAGCTCCTCCTCCCACACTGTCATGCGCATGATAAGGKTATTCGCTCGCCCTCTTCCAGACTGCGTCATTTCAGACAAACAGCGAACATGGCGGGTCTAGTTGCAAAGAAGTGTATCACCCCGCTTGTTGTGATGAGAAGGATTACTTCCCCGGAATATACGGTCCAAGCCGCCTACCACAAGAAGGTAAAATAACCTGTATAGCTAGCTAMATTTGATGGCTGATAAATTAAACCATGTGTCCCTGTTTAGGTCGTAAACTCGTTAAATGTGAATTCCTTGCAAGCTTGTTTTGACAACGAAcctaggctaacgttagctagttgctATAAGTACATTTGGCATTGATTATCTAGTTATGTATTTGTTTCTCTTAGAGTATCtagttgaaatatattttaaaatagagGTCGAAGTAGCTAGCTTAGTTAACAACATGCGTCACATGCCTTGACTAGTTCTATAGCgtacatctagctagctaacatgttaGATAATGTTCTTTCTAAAAATGCTATTTTTCTGCCAATCCAAATTTAATCTCCAGCTTTGTCTCGGTTGATGCAGGTCTTAACTGATGTAGCTAGTTATACCTGAAGGTTAAGCTGTTTCTTCCTAAACTGTTTTTGTTAATTCCTTAAATTAGATGTTTGGTAACACTAACGTCAGTTACGCTACATGTGTCCGTCAAATCTCTGAAGCAGCATAGCGGTAGCACCAGTGTACTACCTGCCCTGGCAATACGCAGTTTCATTGATTYTGGATTTTTCTACAGAACGTGTGAAATAAGATCACATTTCCACAGTAACTCTCGGTTTCTGTTGAACCTGTTATATACATGTGTAAGAGAACACCATAACCTATTaattatgccatctatttggtGGAATTGTCCATTTGGATTTAGGCTAACATTTCATCACTCATTCTGAACATGTATGAATGTCTTGTAAACCATMTTTGGCCAAAAGGAACATGAGTTTGGTAATTTAAGGCCGCTCCCACAGTTATGAGATTTAGGCTAGTCAATAAAACAACCGTTATCAGTACCAACTGGCAACTAACAAACTCACCAAATATTTAGGCTCTTCAGACACACAGCATTTTTCAATAATGCAGAGAATGACCTGCATCRTGGCGATTACGTCTGGGGGGAGGGAGGTTGCAGCAGGAAGTACTACTGTTGTGGACAGTGGAGTCCTGCCCtaatctgtttattttattttcccttaCATAATGTTGAAACTACCCATTGCATAACAGGAGTGCAAGAGTCCTCCCAGCCTTGAGCCTGCTTTTTTGAGAGACAGTTGGAATTAATTTAAGGATGATATTATGTGAATGTTTGTAGCTATGCAGCAGGGAATATTACCTAGATGGGGTCATTTATAAACTTGAGTTAAGTAATAAAATGKTTTTGTCTCCTTGTTGCTATGTTTAGGTAGTGGACCACTATGAGAACCCAAGGAATGTTGGATCCCTGGACAAGACCTCCAAGAATGTGGGGACGGGCTTGGTGGGAGCCCCAGCTTGTGGAGATGTGATGAAGCTTCAGGTACGTTGGTCCCCTGTCCTCATTACTTCCTGTCTCACCATGGCAACCTCAGATGGCCTTGGATTTTGAATGAGGTCACTATGTCTTGGTTGTGTTCCAAAGAAGCAGATAACAACACAGATAGGACTTAGCAAGAAGCAGCATGCTCTATTTATTTAGTTACAAAGTGTATGTATTTAGTAATGTTACATAATTGTTTATTCAATTATGTGGACAAAAGACAGTTGCATAAAGTGACTAATCTACAGATTGAGGTGGACGATCAGGGGaagattgtggatgccaggttcAAGACGTTTGGCTGCGGCTCAGCCATTGCCTCCAGCTCCCTGGTAACAGAGTGGGTGAAGGGCAAATCCGTGAGTGAACATTCTGCATCCATGACACTTCCTCTGCTTCCTGTGTTACTGTTCTGTTGCCCTGTTTTCAATTTCTCAAATCAAGTCATTTCCACCACACWGTTTTTTCCTTTCATTACATATCGTGATTAGATCAAGTTTATTTCTTGGTTGGTGAAATGTTGCCCTCTTTTTGGCTTTCAGATTAACGAAGCAATGACAATAAAGAACACTGACATTGCCAAAGAGCTCAGTCTTCCACCTGTTAAACTTCACTGCTCCAGTAAGCTCTTATTTCAGTCTGATATATAATACTGTTCTGCCCTGTCTAACAAGCTGAATTTCTAAACCATACGTGCCTTTTTAATCTATTTTACAACCATGTGAAATGTTTGCCCCTTTCTCCAGTGCTGGCAGAGGATGCCATCAAAGCTGCCCTGAATGACTACCGTCTCAAACAGCAGGATGGCAAGATTGAGACTGTCAAAGCCAGCAACTAAGGGAGGACTCTCATGTAGTCCTGGACACCCTTGTCCTGCACCCTACTACCAAGGAGACACTCAAATGTAGTCCTGGCTCCCCACTCCTCCACCCTTCTATACATGGGGCATCCTAAATGAGTCCAGGTTATGTCCACCCATACAACGTACATAGACAACACAGTATACACACCAGGCCCCTGTGGCATTCTGTGGTTTCCCAGTCTTTACTCTGTAGCCTGTCACGTTAACGCACAATTTAARGGCACTGATCGGGTGATTGGTACAAAGTAAGCCTTATTTTCAGGAGTGAGAAATGCAAAGTGAGCCGAGACAagtttgctttgtctttattcGCTTTATTTTGTCAGGATTTTGTCATGGTTTGGGGGTATTTTCAATTGGGAAATGATTATGGATGCTGTGGTGAAGTATTGAATAAGACTTCTAAAGGTATCCCATCAACACCCATGTAGCACACATGTTTTGAAGGCAATGAGGAAATGCAGTGCGGGAGATGTGAAATGACAGCAAACTGTTAAGGTATCTATTTGGATTCTTTTGTCACATTTCAGACTTCCTGGTTGTAATGCAAATTAATAAAGTAAGGYGTGTACGTAGTATGTTATGtcttattttttttgtcatgcaAGGTCTCTATAATCCGCTTTGAGGTATTGTCTAGTATTTCTCAGCCGTGTGCAGACTACCAGAAATTAGAGCAATGCTTGTATtctccactagatggcatcattggCATACTTTATCCTGAGCCATGTAAATACATTCTGACTTCATCCATAAATGCAGATAATGGTTMTGCTTTTATCAaataccaaacacaacacattttagaATCTCTACTGTCTCCACAATTTCTACCATATTCAACCAAAGAACACTGAAAAATAAAGAAAGCAGCACCTCTACAACCATTTTTGGTGTGTGTCTGGTCATGTTTTCAaccacactacacatacacacgacTAACCAGCCTGCATTGTAAAGGCACAGTACGAGTAGAGTAGACTGCTATGTTTGGTGCTTTCCCAAGTTCTTTCACAGGATCTGGGTCTGCAGCAGAGCAACGGTTGTCCCTTAATGGKTCATTMCTGAGTTGCTACATCTACTTTTGRACTGTGCACWTTRcagaaattgctctgccatttcctggttgctgaaattgtaatagtttgcctaattttagtttgtgacaaaagcaagtatagtgtagagaatcattgtaacatctaaaccgctgtgacaTACGTTTTACGTAAGCAAAAAATATTGTGTTTGAAGCTGTTGTACAAAACCRAAAGTCAAAGACTGTAAAActaacttaagaacgggaagcatggAACAGATCTGCCgctttttagacttgctttcaatgagaatgacaagtAATTTCTATSTGAATTTGctcaggttgcccaaaaagttacaWATTAGAGCTTTAAATTAATGatgcatatatatatagccaTTGGTTCTTGATGAATAGAACTTARAAATActccatgagcttagttcaactgttgcaCCCCATCAAAACCCCAAATATACTTGTTTtacttccaatgtttgtaaacatactgtatagcttcaaaacatggttaaaactatcaatTTGAGCTCATGGATgttcagtccttgtatccatagctctgtctatgaatttgagagtggttctaTTTCTCTCAGCTCTTTACCAAAACCAATGGCGGGGTGCCAGCTTTGGTATTTATTGAACTCCAGATTGGCccattaatggacatttttcaaGAGACAGGATAAACATTAGACTAACTACACAAACACAGGTTTTATAACGTAAAAATACCTCAATGTTGGAGACATACTGTCTGAGTTCAAGTTGTGACAGATGCTGCACCATGAGGTGCKCATGGTGAACTTAACCTTTGTCTAAACATTAGACGGTTACCATGGTTACTCGGAGTCACTGTAAAAAAATACGCAATAGTCTCTACAAGCTAGAATGTTGATAAAACTTGATATTTAAACGTACTATACCGGTCCTCTGGGCTGTTGGACTTAGTGGAGATAAAAcgtccacaggaaagtattaacAAGACTTTTGGGGGCGCCAGTAGGTATATGGCTCTATATGTTTGTAATTCTGGCAAGTATTTTCAATCACCTGATGCATTTCACATGATGCACAATAGCCAAATGTAACCGAAAGTTGTCAACCGAAGCAGTTTCCTTGCAATCAGCTGGAAGTGTTTGCCTTTTGGTCTGTGGTTCGGTTAAGCTCAGACATATTGTGCAAGTGTTTGTCACTTGCGATATGCGTCAGTATTGAAAATTAAACGCGGAAATACatacccagggtcgttacaatatgatATACAGACCAGCATACTGAAGTCCGGTTGATAATGCTTCTCTGTGGATATTTTGTATCAGATTATCTCTGACATAAGGACAAAATCGGTGGACAACAGGTAAAGTAAATTTAAATAAAGTGtgttcaacattctgacttgtaatGAGACTGTTCGGGAAAGCTGACCCTACATGTTAGAGAGGAGTGTGTAAGTATTTAACTCTGGGATTCTAAAATAGGCTAACTTACCCTGTACTTATCCATATTTGTTCTTCAAGAAAAAGCAACCACAAATTGCCCTGAAAATGATCTCTAACCTAGGATTAACACCTCACTAACCTACCaaaga
This window harbors:
- the LOC111980978 gene encoding E3 ubiquitin-protein ligase RNF185, with translation MASAAPPPSAVSTATENPSSSTAAGEGGNQDSAFECNICLDTSKDAVISLCGHLFCWPCLHQWLETRPNRQVCPVCKAGISRDKVIPLYGRGSTSQQDPRERTPPRPQGQRPEPENRGFQRFGFGDGGFQMSFGIGAFPFGIFSTAFNINDGRPHPAAPGTPQHMDEQFLSQLFLFVALVIVFWLLIA